ataattcgaaaattatatttattaatttattagaatcgatttgttttatttaattaaaatcaaactgcaagtgtcaataattagttCAGTGTCAATAACCGGGTCATTTATcttacaataaaaatgtatacaaGAAATTAACAAATCACATTACATATACGGggtaacaatatttttatactactGTAAAACCAGTTTACttgcttttaattaattcatttatattttttttctgtccaGCCAGAAAGCGCCAATTTCCGGGCTGCTGTGCTAAACAAAGTTGGCTCTTTCTGCCTCTCTCGAGCAGAATAATGTACATCTTaggtattaaataaaaaagcctcagatcacatgaatatataatatactatcagtagatttcttaaaaatctaaatattgcATTGGCCCCCATGACgcaactattaaaaaattctattatattCCGACTTAACTCGCCGAGCTATGttagaaaatacatatggttcaaaagtttatgtatttttatattgatatatatataattatatatttatataagtacataaatatttgtatatacAGCTTCGCTTCGACTGACAATTACAAGTGCTTTGAGACATTTTTCactttactggcctaggtacaTCATATATTATTACTGTGtctcaatttttaaactactTAAActtacagtcgacgctctctgtattggacctctctgtatttgaccgctctctgtatttgaccacattcttcctctgtatttgacgattttacacagatcttatggacaaggacgagtcaagtacagagaatggtcctgtacgggcgagtcaaatacagagagcgttgactgtattcgagattaatttacttattccCAGGGCTAAATGCTGCCGAGTATCGTAAAGATCGGGCTCATTCTCACTTGATGAGAGTTGAGAGGACTACGAGGAAGATTATTAGGAGTGGGGATATTCCGACACCGACCTTTATACTTACTGTTGAATCTTAAGTTGGCGATTTTGTTAAGCTAAAACTTACCTTGTACTTCCCTTCCCTGCTTCTTGGTGTATCTCTGTCTTCCATCCTCTCAGTGCTTAGATCTAGTAATAGATCGGGATATAAAAGTATCCTAAGTAAATTCTCCGAatctttcttttttcttttaactcGTCAAGtatgatcaattttttcttatcgaggtttatagtataaaataagttggataaattgaaagaaataagcatacaatttttttttaatatatggTCAGATGTTTATttgaatttcataattttttactctatacaattttacttataaatatgTAGGAGAGAAGGGGGACAAATGAAACACGGGGGAATTGAACCACTCTCCTTAAacaatcgaaaaaattgaaaaaacgcttcatgctcttagaattagattctaatatgttaaacttggatatgatcaaaatttgaaatcattgcgatcgataaattttgaaaaattgagattttcttatttttaggcatgcaaactttcttttcggctggtgacaaattgtttaataatatttaaatttttgaattaattgataaaatttgaattatagtagttgtatatacttatattttataatcctcaactttgtttatagtgatagaatggtttatttatttattatttactattaattgttttaaaattatacggggtcaattgaaccagcaGTCCCAGGGACGGTTGAACCATACGGAGAAGCATGGGACATGCGCGCGCATCTTGACTCGACGTGAAAAATACTCAGGGAAATAACCTAACAATTTGATAAActcaatttgtaattaaaattatttttaaatcgatttttaatttattaaatataatatatgtgtattaaaaatgtgcaacagtaatattagaaagtaacaattaatatgttatttattaaaagttcgggtttgagttataaatgtcattggttcaattgaccccgagcagtggttcaattgcccccgagcaggggtcaattgaaccattcgacgcgtttggataaattaataatttttaaaaattcacgttgtttattaactaatttatgtattgataatgatagtagacttaataaactatcattccaagaaaaaaaaagttattatttagttttaattcgaatggaaaaaaattactaaacttttttttggttcaattgaccccttCTCCCCTATACAATTTCGGTAAAAatattggaaaaaataatttgataaaaatattaaaataaatgtaacatgattatataaacaataacatTAAAAGTTTAAGATCGGTatattgaatcaagtaaatatataaattacaatgaaactttttaatttgcttgattattatttttatgagaaatctttttgaaatgaattttataaaaatacaaaaatgattaataaacaTAGTATAAAAACTGTAGaggaatattaattttaaaaaagtaaaaaaactgataaattctcccaaatttttttaatttagtagCTTAACCCATGAAAATAATTCTACCGTTTGTAAAATCTACTATTAGTCCGTAATGAGCAAAAAAGTCAGCACCTAGAATTGGTTGATCAACGTCAGCGATTGTGAGGTTCCATTCAAAATTTCGCCCTAATCCAAAGTCTAATTTCATGGAAGTGGTCCCATAAGTTGAAATATGAGTGTTATTTGCAGCTCGAAAATTTCGACTTGGATCTGCAACGGGTTTGACACGTTGAGGGATAAAAGATCGAGGAAATACATTGCGATCAGCTCCTATGTCAATTAAAAACCTTATTTGTGAACGTCTTTGTATAAAGAATAAACGATTTCCTACGCGAACTGGATAATATATTCCGTTCAATTCTTGATTATATTCTCCAACACTTTCATTCCGTACGACCTCGTAGCTTTGTGAACTTGAATAAGATGATAAACCACTGTTGCGGCTTTGGATGACAACTGTAAATGTTTATCACacataaatatacatttaataGCATATATAATGTTTCAGGTTTGAATTAGTTATACATGTTAATCTCATACCTTCTCCAACCGGTTGATGacctgatgatgatgatgaagatgatgaCTGTAATGGAGATCTCATTCTGGATATACATTGCACaacaataatgaaaaaatatctcaAGACATTTATTGATAACTGAAGTAGCCATTCAATTGATTCTgcacaaattaatttaattaattgttgaaggagtattaaatcaaaattaaacatttttaattaatcaataaatatctatttaattatttaattattaatgacacttcaattgaattttgttaatgATATCTACACTTTAACTGTCAAGAGTATTATATTATGCTGACGCAATTATGTGGGTTACCGAACGACGACTGAGCTAATCTGATGGCACGCGTCTGATCCCTTTtatattacactgatagaaggatttgtttatagttaaaaatatttgttaatatttaacaaatcatttattagagaccactttttagtctttaacaaatatttcttagtatttaaaaagatttattaatatttaataaatgaatatctgatttattaaatacaaacaaatcattttaaatactaagaaatatttgtttgatactaaaaaatggtctctaataaatgatttgttaactattaacaaatatttttttaatacaaataaatccttctatcagtgtattacCGTGGTCAACCGCTCCCCACTCCCATGGTAAATGCCTAACTGATTCTTTgttgagaatattttttcttattgtgataagtgagatgaaaatttaataaaaataaaatagtttaatGGAGGAAATTCTTTATGGTCCAGCcgatgatttttataaatttgtaactaaattaaaaattaattattaaataatgtgttaaaaattgtgaaaaataaaaatcatgttATTAGATTAACTTTTGTCTGatctaatttttactaaaCCACCACCCTTTTAATCAAGTTGACTAGTATACGTTGTGCGCGCAAGCACATGTGTAAACTtgttatgatatattttcgtGTCATTTGCATTTATTACACGTAATTTCAACCAATCATGTTACGAGTAGTTTGcttatatgatatattttcatatttttcatctaaattataagagtgGATTCCTCATTGTatattttaggatttttttaattatatagaaaaaaaattggttgtCTGTAAAGTCGGTTTACGGAcgatacacggagaaaataaAACAGGAATGATTACTGTTTCGTacaaatattagaaaaatgttCATATTCAGTAGTGAGTGCTGTACGAAACACGACTGGTTAGTGCCAGAACACGACTCAGTAATGTGCAGACAATAGTCAGTAATTTTTATGTAGCGTTCTCTACTGTCCCAAACATTCTAACCTCATTTTCTACCAAAGCAGTACTGAGTACTGCACAAAATAGTAatcaatgttgtttttttttctccgtgtagtttTACGTGATAACGTCATAAAGAgacattgatgaaaaattgcatacttttataaattgaattgaattgaattattatcaatgaatcatcatttttttgtatttgaaaatttaaaaattttaaatatttaaaaattattttaacaaagaaTAAGTACTTTAATACTATTAGTACATTGATAATTAAAGattgatataataatttgataattgatataatcaatattaattattttttattattagtttattaatttatcgtttatagttattattaatttatttattcataattaatattaattattaataattattaatatcatcaataataataatttgatattatttgccataaatatttttaaaactggttaaaaatattaatttttaattttcaaatattatttacagtttttgcaaatttaatttaattaatttgtttaaatattcacGAACAATTATAGAATAATATTCGAACTGCTAGAGCTCTGACGTCACGCGAGAAGAGAGATATATGTCACAAAACAGAGTAAAgatatggttttttttttctatttttctataaaatcaaaaaattcttatctCACGAACGAGTGGAACTATAGCCTCGGCTGCACCAAAAACAATTATGTCAGAACcagattaatataaaaaaaaaaaaacagtgacTCAAAACTTGTGCGTACCGTAAACTGCGGTCTTTTCTtgtttaaatgattttttttattttcattactcaaaaattgtatggcttttttaaattctgtttGTTTAGCCAATCACTCATGTATTAATAATGTAagaagtattatttttttgaataaacaaacatttaaacaaaaaaaaaaaaatatatgtcccAAGCCAACGCTTCGGCTCTGGCCTCACTGCTTCGGCCGATGGTGCGTCTCTATTGCTTGTTGCGCGCTCTCGCTTGCACGCACAGGCTCAGGCAGAACGCGACATTTTTtcatgcactgatagaaggatttatttgtattaaaaatatttgttaatagtgaacaaatcatttattagaaaccACTTTTTAGTGATTCACTTTTAAagtgatttgtttgtatttattttttattatatagtgttttatttacataactttacagttttatacaattttctttttttatgttatatatataaaaaggtaataattattactataaataaatatgaaatatttcaagGCTTTTTTAACTactttaaacatttaaaaatttaaaaatattattagttaataacaCTTAATTTATCCTTTGGTATCCCCTTTTCTCATTTTATTGCCAAACTTTTCTTCTCTTGCCCCTTCTGCATTCTTCACTCTGTTCTCTGTTCCTCCTCCGCACTCTCATCTCCACCTTTATCGGCTTCTgtctttctttttattaatttttctattttcctAAATATTTCACATAGGTTCGTATCTATTTCACCTTTTAGAATTGAACATATTTTCCTTTCAATCTCTTCTTCATCTACCAATTTATCCCACTTTTCCAAATACTTTCTTTCTTCCTCATTCACTCCTTTCTTTACCTCTTTGCACTTTGTTAGGTGTGCTAGTGTTTCCAGACTTTCTTTACATAATCTACACTCGAACTCTGTATATCCTTTCTTATAAGCTCTTCCAATGTTTCCGCATCTTATTCTTGCCCATTGTTCTTTGTCTTCACCTCTTTTCTTGTCTTCCTTCCAATAATTGTATTCATCCTCTTCGATCATTattcttttatatattttattataagttgaCCTCTCAATAGCTTTTTTATCCTCTtccttttttctttatatcttTCTATCCctgcatcaattttttcttcaattttttcattttcttctttattgtATATCATTCCTGCTATTTCCTCACATCCCATTTCTTTTAACGCTGAAAGCATGTTTTTGCCCCATTTTTACGGATTTCTGTTTATTATTCCTCTCATTTCTTCCCGTAGTGCTATTTTTGGCCACCTGTCGTCCTCCATCGCCAGCACATCCTTCACATATCTAGCAGCTCTCTTCCTCATCGTTACCTTTATGTTCTGCACTCCTGTTTCCGCTCTCCAAATATATCCTGGGGTATTCCTATTGACCCCTAGTGccattttacaaaatattccCTGTATCTTCTCGATCTCTTTTGCTTCCCCCCAACCCCAAACTTCCACTCCATATAGTGCTGCTGCTCCTGCAACTGTGTTCATTAGATAAATTCTATCCCtcgatttgtttgtatttaatgaatctgatattcatttattaaatattaataaatctttttaaatactaaaaatatttgttaaggactaataagtggtctctaataaatgatttgttaaatattaataaatattttagctataaacaaatccttctatcagtgtgtgtgtgttgctGGTGTTCATCAATTTATAAGACGTTATCACGTCAAAAGTATTTATAACTAATGTTCcaaatcataaattaattattattttacaaagatccacagattcggtagaatctggcgccaagttccgttcaaatccgttgtaaacggagcgccagactaccgactgtatttactgtaagcagaacggtattttgaggttaaaaattttatttaattctacggtacttcttgttcctaaattttatattataacagtaattcatgctttattttattaatattagttaattttattcaattataataattaatctacttgaaattattaaattttatcaacacaaactatagcaagctcaaaaatttcgatcctgactttttttctatgtaaaaagtgacatgccatagactaaataattcgagaatgcatggtaatcttccaatagatagaaactacagttaaaaaatacatttcacagcttgcatcgaCATTCGCCAGGGCGCGctggaattgtttttacataaactgtagcttcaaaaggatagtttgctataaaaaatgcagccaacgcgagatttaagttggtaacgattgtaaatttttattataattacaaaaatactaaaatcgaacaaaaacagtttcactgtaaaaaatcgcgccaagtccacgttcataagactattaagaaaaaaaaatttcttatttctttacaaaaagatataaaataaaaaaattaaaaaatccaaataaccgatatgattgtatttgattttcggaaattaaaaaaaattttattgtaaatttaaaaattaaaaaaaaaattttggaacgtacttggtgtgcgtcattgtgtatttcaatttttttaaagtcctagtaaatagattttacgaatttcattaaaagtaaaatattttgcaaccacgcacactaaatatgttccaaaatttttttttaattttcaaatttacaataaaattttttttaatttccgaaaatcaaatacaatcatatcggttatttggattttttaatttttttattttatatctttttgtaaagaaataagaaatttttttcttaatagtcttatgaacgtggacttggcgcgattttttacagtgaaactgtttttgttcagatcaaaataacataaaaagaATGAGAGTATATCAGTAGTAactcgaaaattttaatttttagttatgtACAGGAGTTCGACATTGtgtatgatataaaaaaaatttacatcagATTGTGCTCCaacatgaataaaaaatatgaaccaTCTTAAGCTGTGATCACAGCTACGATTACCTCTCTGTCAAACTATCACTTATTCGCTCTCTCATGATAAGAGTGTATAGGCTACGAAAGAGAAGACAGTAGCAAGTGAGAAGAAAATAATAGCTGAGTAAAGTGACCCACCACGAAGTATTCCAAGGCTCATCATTGGCTAAATTTTATATCGCGCTGTGTATGCTTTAAAATATTGTATCGTGATGATCACAATTCACATGGATTCGGACATTGCATGTCTGTATCGCGATGTTATTTCTATATTACATGTCCCATTTGTCCAAATCTTACGACAAATTGAAgatagtattaaataaaataagatattCGAAGCATCAACGAGAATTACGTTTTATGCTTAAAGTGAGAGAGTTATAGTCTGTTTTCTAGAGAGAGGATCGGAAAAATAGTAGAACGGGGTGCTTGCCTACACTACCACAACTAAACTTTCGTTCATACAGCCTTACAACACTTTGATTGGTTCCTTCCCTTACGACTCttacacggtgagaaatttccattatttttattctgcatggattttagatattacaatggtgcatattactagtgaaccttattgactcagaataaaattttacaatggcccatagtaatttccgaaacaaatgaaatcagacatagtaaatggtagaaattgaaatgtaccatagtaaaatgaaatatgcaataatttaaatttccgaatgtactatagcaaaaaataagaaaacgtttgtaaaaaataaaaaattttagagtaaaaatgttttagcaatcaaaaaatatcaaaccaaacaagattttttttgtttgcaatacttttaaaaatattttttaaaatatagttttattttttttcatttttaacaatgaacgtaggatttattttggcagttaattttattatgaataattataaacacaatatataacttttaaattatttttattattattagaagtgtcggttgcagattaaccatcaaatgtttgttttcattttaatttttcacggtaaattattaaatattttattatttatgaatcttacaaattttcattaactattcatgtgttgatggatttataaactaatatttatttaaaacttaatgattattgcaattttcataacaccgttaaccactactgatagcgtctgtagacttatgttgacaaaacaaagcagcacgaaaaaaatgaaagagcgcgcgtcgcgactgacgcgcacgtttactatgggacatttgaaaatttcatagtcacaattttaaatttaaaccgagtacacgtgactaaatgtgaaacttttataaattttttattgtcgactgagcaacagaaattttactatggaactataatgaaagttttaagcacaccaacagtttttgttctgtcagtttacgaaaatttttatatatgtttatgtaacagtttgcatggtcaaatttactatggtccctagtaaatattgattggtacaatatgatattcttaaatttttatggtaatatttttaattgagtcattaaggttcagtcttattatgtatgcataaatttctacagaaatttctcaccgtgtaccTGGACTCACCTATACTCCGAGCCGGGAAGAGTTTAATACTTACAGCTTTTATATTATCTGCATTTATATGAGTTATACAGTCGAATCGCATTATGAGCTCTTAGTGTTTCTCTCATCTTAACGTGAGTTTGGTTAAAAAAAGAGAACAAGCTGGGCTCATAACGCTAATCGACTGTAAACAGATCatgtaaaagataaaaatgtgaaaaaaactcTTTGCccgtaaattttttacagtcgTACTTTACaatctttttattatatttaatggaAGAATTCAAAACATATTTAACAATCTcgcatacatatacatatggAATTATTGGTCCTCTCAAATTCttctaatattataaagaagaaaaaacgATTGAGAAAGATATTTCTTAGTTAGTATAGAGTAATAGGACGTAGTTGACTAAACAAAGTACTGGGTGGGTTAATCTAGACGCTCAAGTCATAAAATTGTGTCACAATAATAAgtattttcgtaaaattttgcattttaggcgaaaattgaaaatgtctGTCGAGTAGATAATGAAGTCAGAAATTAATGTCACAGATAGAAAATGTTGTCTGGAAAATGGCTGACAAACAAAATAGATAGtcatttttcagattttcTGCTGTTGTATAAAACAGGTAGTGTTATGGTGCAGTTTTTCTTAGAGCAGAATAGCACAATCATAGTATTTTTTGGGCGATAAATTAAACGTGCTAATTAAAAAGCATCTCTTTAGAAGGCTGGTAAGTTCGTACAGTAGACTTATGCCGAGTAACGCAGATATGACGAAACCGATAAAGTGAGTGGTATACGTTTTACTTCTTGTGTATTATACTCTGCTGATACTTTGCATAGACAATTTAGCGCTTAGCAGGGtgtaaaacaattataaaatattttttttttacatagaaaTCTATCTAAATGGAAGTATtcgtaatataaataaaaaaaaatagaaaattaaacatGTACAACGTCGCAACACAACAATTTTTTGGTCAGATTGTTAAAGTTGaatattatgtttatttaacattaaatgtaTAGTAACCacaagtatttaatttataaataaagttatatttGTGTGATGAAATTATAACATTGATAAAATTGCACAGTGTTACAATTGTATAATAATACAGTTGCACATTGATACAAATGATACAATTCACAAAACAGTGATATCGGTCCTTTTATAAACATATTAGATATACGGATTTTGTGTGATTAAGTGGtgcaaattttaaatcaattcgGTTGACACTAGCCGAGCCGTTTAAAGCTAAAATTATTTCGAAATACTtatgaattatcaaaaaaCGCGGACTtttggaagaaaaaataataaaaaaatgtggcttaaaaaatcaaagataTTCGAATTTCACCTCCAATAATagcttaaaaaatgtattttgtaGTCGAGTATAacatatactaaaaaaaaaaaaagagaaaaataagaaatttcgCTCTCTAAAAAAACTcgaaatttgatttaaaatggaagaaatatagaaaatttaatcttccaattaaatgaaaaagtaTTAATTGTAGTATACTTTATactacaattaatatttattgtacaAGTAGTATTTATTGTAGTATACTACTAGCTATTGTGGGTATGTAACTAAAATGTGAGTTATTACTGTTGCTATGCGACTAAATCCAGAGTAGCAAAGATCACGATGAGGATCCAAGTCGTAGCGATCGGTCTTCGCGGTGACCAGCTTTTGTGGATCCAATATATAAGCGCGGACTGCAATTTCTACTTCATTCTAGTAACCCTCGAGGAACcaataacataaaataatatatttttacggTTTTGCTCAAGTGACGATTTTTTTCCACATAACTCCAAGAGTGTTGCGTTAAGATATAATACAAACTACAAAatataacttaatttataaattgaatatttgtGTTTACTACATTTAACATATCATAAAAATGTTTCGTTTTTCATCATTATTGCGGGAagcattaattaaatttattcaaaatgacTTGATTACATTAATACTCCAATTATTAGtgcaatatatattttcttttggtctgaactttataaaaaaaaaaatattcactaAGGAAGGAAGCCCTCCTGAATTAAGAATATTACCGTTCGTATATGATGTAAATATTGGAAGAATTCTAGTTGATAGAGATGCTAACTACAGTCTTTACCCTTTATCTTGGGTACCAGATCAGATTAGTAAAATGCAAGATCATGGTCGTAATATTCGAGCTGCAGACAACAGCCCTATTGTCACATATGGAACCACTGCtattactttaaattttggaaccggacaaaattattattgggaCATCATAATAGCTGATGTAAGTGAACCAGTCCTTGGCAGAGATTTTTTCGATCATTATGCTCTGGGAGCTGTTGATTCGAGATATAATAGAATATAATTGTCAaagaaattgttttaaaagtttgtgattttaaatttattgcattttaacttattatacttaatcaatatattttgttGTAGAATAAACTAACGTTTgagtcaataaataaatatgtaaataaaaacttatttcttgttttatatatttttaagtctcctaaaaaagtttattttataaggaatgaaaactttaattaaatccgaaaatttaattttaataatgtgACGAAAATGTTATTACAGTGCAACGTTATacatgtttaattaaaaaattttttaattcattatgaATACTTTAAGTTAAATAGATTtctaattaagaaaaatatacatattacAAGGGTTTAACACCCTGCCAAGCGCTAAATTGTCCATATTAAGTATCAGAAGAGtataatacataatataaGAGGTAAAACGTATATCACTATCTTTATCGCTTCGTCATTTTATGCCGTGCCCCTTCATAAGTATCAGCGACTAAGTTGTACGGTTTGAGAGCTACATAATACCTAACTTTTATCTTTGTTTGTACTCATTTTCTGTGTCTTGTTTGGCGTTAGACTgcactggaaaaaattaacttgaatcaagccgaaaaattcttgaatcatgtaaaatttacttaaaccatgaaaaatttctcaatttaagaatttttctactcaaatccagaaaatgaaattcatcaaaattattcacttgattcaagttaattttttttatgtgtgAATAAAATCATACGCCACTTATCATGAATAACATAACATAACATAACATAACATAACATTTAATTCGTTTTTTAggtaaaaattgaaacataatatgttttatttcgGTTCTTAACTGGTTAAAATTCTACACTAAAACAATATTGTGCAAGAAAAAAGATCTCAGTTTATAGTTGTCATCggaatattatattatattcgatatataacaaattaatattcttTCAGCagctaagaaagattgaaattaagaaaagTATATTCtcttaaagtttttatttcgAATTATGCCGACTAGTAGCCCTGTGATTCACCTACTAAACATTGTTTCCAGCTATGACAACTGGTGAATGTGTGAACGAGACTCgacgccagattctaccgagtCTGTGGATAAGTTGTTGTTTGAGACTGAGTGTGCTGTACATCTTTACTTGGTTCTTGCTGTATATCGTGGAAGTAGGTTTGAGTTTATCCAATACAAACGTATCCCCTGATTTTAGAATTTAAGGATAGACATCGAGAGTAAATGATAGCGGTATTCCGCTTATCCACTGGGATGG
This genomic interval from Cotesia glomerata isolate CgM1 linkage group LG1, MPM_Cglom_v2.3, whole genome shotgun sequence contains the following:
- the LOC123261455 gene encoding uncharacterized protein LOC123261455, encoding MFNFDLILLQQLIKLICAESIEWLLQLSINVLRYFFIIVVQCISRMRSPLQSSSSSSSSGHQPVGEVVIQSRNSGLSSYSSSQSYEVVRNESVGEYNQELNGIYYPVRVGNRLFFIQRRSQIRFLIDIGADRNVFPRSFIPQRVKPVADPSRNFRAANNTHISTYGTTSMKLDFGLGRNFEWNLTIADVDQPILGADFFAHYGLIVDFTNGRIIFMG
- the LOC123275051 gene encoding uncharacterized protein LOC123275051, whose product is MRFDCITHINADNIKAVSIKLFPARSIDSLNTNKSRDRIYLMNTVAGAAALYGVEVWGWGEAKEIEKIQGIFCKMALGVNRNTPGYIWRAETGVQNIKVTMRKRAARYVKDVLAMEDDRWPKIALREEMRGIINRNPKKEEDKKAIERSTYNKIYKRIMIEEDEYNYWKEDKKRGEDKEQWARIRCGNIGRAYKKGYTEFECRLCKESLETLAHLTKCKEVKKGVNEEERKYLEKWDKLVDEEEIERKICSILKGEIDTNLCEIFRKIEKLIKRKTEADKGGDESAEEEQRTE